Proteins from one Mucilaginibacter jinjuensis genomic window:
- a CDS encoding ATP-binding protein — protein sequence MAFKRSIESNLNRWKSGTTRKPLIIRGARQVGKTTLIRDFAKTYAHTIVLNLEKPTDRRYFDDFDDVQTIVEALFLAHNIPSSAITNTLLFIDEIQESPKAIQLLRYFYEEIPGLHVISAGSLLEFAIQKVHSFPVGRVEFLYLHPLNFKEYLEAIRKMALLEQLAQVPVKAFAHQTLMDAFHRYAIIGGMPEVIKTDVDKRSLSDLRVVYESIWGTYKNDVEKYTSNDTERKIIKHLMDTSPLYLDERIKYQGFGNSNYRSREVGEAFRTLDEAKIVRLIYPTTDLSPPLKSDLKKAPRLQFLDTGLVNYSLGIQAEMLAMDDLNSAYKGAVIPHLVTQELISLQSISAHTPNFWVREKAQSNAEVDLLYVYNKFVIPIEIKSGSTGSLKSLHQFIEAADHPYAIRMYGGAFKVEQAVTPNKKPYLLMNLPYYAGTALPQYVEWFVGQKI from the coding sequence ATGGCTTTTAAAAGAAGTATAGAAAGTAATCTTAATCGCTGGAAATCTGGTACTACACGCAAACCGCTTATTATTAGGGGGGCACGTCAGGTGGGTAAGACCACCCTGATCCGTGATTTTGCCAAAACATATGCACATACTATTGTGCTAAACCTTGAAAAACCAACCGACCGTCGCTATTTCGATGACTTTGATGACGTTCAAACGATAGTTGAAGCCTTGTTTTTAGCACATAATATACCTTCATCAGCTATCACAAATACCCTTTTATTCATTGATGAAATACAGGAAAGTCCCAAGGCCATTCAGCTGTTGCGCTATTTTTATGAAGAAATACCGGGGCTACATGTAATTAGTGCTGGTTCGTTGTTAGAGTTTGCCATACAGAAAGTTCACAGTTTTCCTGTAGGGAGAGTGGAGTTTCTATATCTCCACCCGCTAAATTTCAAAGAATATTTGGAAGCCATAAGAAAAATGGCTTTGTTGGAACAATTGGCACAAGTTCCGGTAAAAGCATTTGCACATCAAACCTTAATGGATGCCTTTCATCGCTACGCGATAATTGGAGGTATGCCTGAGGTGATAAAAACAGATGTTGATAAACGTAGCCTTTCAGATTTGAGAGTTGTTTACGAAAGCATTTGGGGAACCTATAAAAACGATGTTGAGAAATATACGTCAAACGATACTGAAAGGAAAATCATAAAACATTTAATGGATACTTCGCCATTATACCTTGACGAGCGTATTAAGTATCAGGGATTCGGAAATTCAAACTATCGGTCGAGAGAGGTAGGAGAAGCCTTTAGAACCCTTGACGAAGCTAAGATCGTGCGTTTGATCTATCCAACAACAGACTTGTCGCCACCATTAAAGTCTGACTTAAAGAAAGCACCACGTTTACAATTTTTAGATACCGGCCTAGTGAATTATTCATTAGGAATACAGGCAGAAATGCTGGCTATGGACGATTTGAATAGCGCTTACAAAGGAGCGGTTATACCTCATCTGGTAACACAAGAATTAATATCGCTACAAAGTATTTCAGCACACACCCCAAATTTTTGGGTAAGGGAAAAAGCCCAATCAAATGCAGAGGTTGACTTGCTATATGTTTATAATAAATTCGTTATTCCCATAGAAATTAAATCGGGCAGTACTGGATCGCTAAAATCACTACATCAGTTTATTGAAGCCGCAGACCATCCATACGCCATCCGTATGTATGGGGGGGCTTTCAAGGTAGAGCAAGCGGTCACACCTAATAAGAAACCATATTTGTTAATGAATCTGCCCTATTACGCCGGAACAGCTTTGCCGCAGTACGTTGAATGGTTTGTCGGACAGAAGATTTAA